A stretch of the Malus sylvestris chromosome 10, drMalSylv7.2, whole genome shotgun sequence genome encodes the following:
- the LOC126584804 gene encoding inositol transporter 4-like has product MEGGHPPASKTEFTECWRTTWKTPYIMRLALSAGIGGLLFGYDTGVISGALLYIREDFHEVDKKTWLQETIVSMAVAGAIIGAAIGGWMNDALGRKKSILAADFVFFIGAIVMAVAPAPWVIIIGRILVGLGVGMASMTSPLYISEASPARIRGALVSTNGFLITGGQFLSYLINLAFTKAPGTWRWMLGVAGVPALVQFVLMLSLPESPRWLYRENKADEARAILEKIYPAKEVEREMQALHESVQAEKAEEGAAGEGVLARLKGALNNPVVRRGLYAGITVQVAQQFVGINTVMYYSPTIVQFAGFASNQTALALSLITSGLNVVGTVISMCFIDRYGRRRLMIISMIGIITCLVVLSGVFFQAASHAPRISNLESTHFGSNSTCSAYVSAPNPGSWNCMTCLKAECGFCANKVNFAPGACLASNDEIRSSCRGEHRVWYTKGCPSKVGFFAVILLGLYIIVYAPGMGTVPWIVNSEIYPLKYRGTCGGMAAVANWSANLIVSETFLTLTHALGSAGTFLLFAGFSVIGLVAIYMLVPETKGMQFEEVEKLLQKGFRPKPFAPKSKEVAKNVELS; this is encoded by the exons ATGGAGGGAGGACACCCGCCTGCTAGCAAGACAGAGTTCACAGAGTGTTGGAGGACAACATGGAAGACGCCTTACATAATGCGTCTTGCTCTCTCTGCTGGCATTGGAGGCCTCCTTTTCGGATACGATACAG GTGTGATTTCTGGTGCATTACTCTACATTCGCGAGGACTTTCACGAAGTTGACAAGAAAACATGGCTGCAA GAAACCATAGTGAGTATGGCAGTTGCAGGGGCAATCATTGGTGCTGCAATTGGCGGATGGATGAACGATGCCCTAGGCCGGAAAAAATCAATCCTAGCAGCAGATTTTGTGTTCTTCATTGGAGCAATAGTAATGGCTGTTGCACCAGCTCCGTGGGTGATCATAATTGGGAGAATTCTGGTCGGTTTGGGAGTTGGAATGGCTTCCATGACCTCGCCTCTCTACATCTCAGAAGCCTCTCCTGCTAGAATCCGAGGAGCCCTTGTCAGTACAAATGGTTTTCTTATCACTGGAGGACAGTTCTTGTCATACCTTATCAATCTTGCCTTCACTAAG GCTCCAGGGACCTGGCGCTGGATGCTTGGCGTAGCAGGAGTTCCGGCTTTGGTACAATTTGTATTGATGTTGTCACTCCCAGAGTCTCCCAGATGGCTCTACAGAGAG AATAAGGCAGATGAGGCTAGGGCCATCTTAGAGAAAATTTATCCTGCCAAAGAAGTTGAGCGTGAAATGCAAGCCTTGCATGAATCCGTCCAAGCTGAAAAGGCCGAGGAGGGAGCTGCTGGAGAAGGTGTGCTAGCAAGGTTAAAGGGTGCCCTCAACAACCCCGTTGTCCGAAGAGGACTCTATGCAGGCATCACTGTCCAAGTGGCTCAACAGTTTGTCGGTATCAACACTGTCATGTACTACAGCCCAACTATTGTCCAGTTTGCTGGGTTTGCATCCAACCAGACCGCGTTGGCACTCTCTCTGATCACTTCAGGACTCAACGTGGTTGGCACTGTCATCAGCATGTGCTTCATAGATAGATACGGAAGGAGAAGGCTGATGATTATCTCCATGATTGGGATCATCACTTGCCTGGTGGTGTTATCCGGGGTGTTTTTCCAGGCAGCATCTCATGCTCCACGCATTAGTAACTTGGAATCCACACATTTCGGTAGCAATTCTACATGTTCAGCTTATGTTTCTGCTCCTAATCCTGGATCATGGAACTGCATGACATGTTTGAAAGCAGAGTGTGGATTCTGTGCTAATAAAGTCAAT TTTGCCCCGGGCGCTTGTTTGGCTTCCAATGACGAAATCAGGAGCTCATGTCGGGGAGAACATCGTGTGTGGTACACCAAAGGTTGTCCAAGCAAAGTCGGATTCTTTGCGGTGATCCTGTTGGGATTGTACATAATTGTCTATGCACCTGGAATGGGAACTGTTCCGTGGATCGTAAACTCGGAGATATACCCTCTGAAATACAGAGGGACATGTGGAGGAATGGCTGCAGTTGCGAATTGGAGTGCCAATCTCATTGTGAGTGAGACATTTTTGACCTTGACTCATGCTCTAGGTTCTGCCGGCACGTTCCTCCTCTTTGCCGGGTTTTCAGTCATTGGACTCGTAGCGATTTACATGCTAGTTCCTGAAACGAAAGGAATGCAGTTTGAAGAGGTTGAGAAGTTGCTTCAGAAGGGGTTTAGGCCCAAACCATTTGCTCCAAAGAGCAAGGAAGTTGCCAAAAATGTTGAACTTTCTTGA